The following proteins are co-located in the Vidua macroura isolate BioBank_ID:100142 chromosome 1, ASM2450914v1, whole genome shotgun sequence genome:
- the AQP4 gene encoding aquaporin-4, protein MSDGAAAPRRGKCGRLCKCERIMVAFKGVWTQPFWKAVSAEFLAMLIFVLLSLGSTINWGGAEKPLPVDMVLISLCFGLSIATMVQCFGHISGGHINPAVTVAMVCTRKISLAKSVFYILAQCLGAIVGAGILYLVTPPSVVGGLGVTAVHRDLSAGHGLLVELIITFQLVFTIFASCDSKRSDVTGSVALAIGFSVAIGHLFAINYTGASMNPARSFGPAVIMGRWENQWVYWVGPIIGAVLAGALYEYVYCPDVELKRRFKDVFGKASQPSKGKYIEVDDNRSHVETDDLILKPGIVHVIDIDRGDDKKGRDPSSEVLSSV, encoded by the exons ATGAGCGACGGAGCGGCCGCTCCGCGCCGCGG taAGTGTGGACGTCTGTGTAAGTGTGAGAGAATTATGGTCGCGTTTAAAGGAGTCTGGACTCAGCCCTTCTGGAAAGCCGTTTCGGCAGAATTTTTGGCCATGCTCATTTTTGTCCTCCTCAGCCTTGGCTCCACGATCAACTGGGGTGGAGCAGAGAAGCCCCTGCCTGTAGACATGGTCCTTATATCCCTCTGCTTTGGACTCAGCATTGCCACCATGGTGCAGTGCTTTGGACACATCAGCGGAGGCCACATCAACCCTGCTGTGACTGTGGCAATGGTCTGCACGAGGAAGATCAGCCTTGCCAAGTCCGTCTTCTACATTCTTGCCCAGTGCCTGGGAGCCATCGTGGGCGCGGGCATCCTTTACCTTGTCACACCGCCCAGCGTGGTGGGAGGCCTGGGAGTCACTGCG GTACACCGAGATCTTTCTGCTGGGCATGGACTCCTGGTGGAATTGATAATTACATTCCAGCTGGTTTTTACTATTTTTGCTAGCTGTGATTCAAAACGAAGTGATGTTACTGGTTCAGTAGCTTTAGCAATTGGATTTTCTGTTGCAATTGGACATTTATTTGCT ATCAATTACACCGGTGCCAGTATGAACCCAGCTCGATCATTTGGACCTGCTGTCATTATGGGCAGATGGGAAAACCAATGG GTGTACTGGGTGGGACCAATAATCGGAGCAGTCCTTGCCGGTGCTCTGTATGAGTACGTCTATTGCCCAGACGTTGAACTCAAGCGCCGCTTCAAAGACGTCTTTGGTAAGGCTAGCCAGCCCTCCAAGGGCAAGTACATCGAGGTGGACGACAACAGGAGCCACGTAGAGACCGATGACCTGATCCTGAAGCCTGGCATAGTTCATGTGATTGATATCGACAGGGGTGATGACAAGAAGGGAAGAGATCCATCCAGCGAGGTGTTGTCTTCTGTATGA